The proteins below are encoded in one region of Pirellulales bacterium:
- a CDS encoding DUF1501 domain-containing protein, with amino-acid sequence MLRITAHSPVQLCDRISRREVLRIGGLGALGCSLAEVLHQQSAAATPVDAPPRGRAKSCIVLFLCGGPAQHSTWDPKPDAPAEVRGEFGPITTRVPGMSIGELLPRTATVAEHLCLLRAMRTGDNAHSSSGYYMLTGVPHQPMNAENVNPGAPNNWPHFSSIVRHLRRDESSLPSAVRLPQHIFNTDGSVWAGQDAGFLGRASDPWLFRCEPSSPDFRIPEFSLPEELTVDRFHGRQSLLDEIERLAAAARRDASSPGPYQKAIDQAFDLLTSPAARSAFDLTRERDSMRDRYGRTQFGQSLLLARRLIEAGVRLVQVNWFRGPEEPFDAPCWDSHVREANRLKNVLLPTFDPAYAALVSDLAGRGLLDETLVVCMSEFGRSPRINAVAGRDHWGSVFSVALAGGGIRGGYVHGASDSIGGEPKDKVVRPPDLLATVYQALGLSPATELHDPLGRPFPIARGEAIRELFA; translated from the coding sequence ATGTTGCGCATTACGGCCCACTCGCCCGTGCAATTGTGCGATCGCATTTCGCGGCGCGAAGTGTTGCGTATCGGCGGTTTGGGTGCGCTCGGCTGTTCGCTGGCCGAAGTCTTGCATCAGCAATCCGCCGCTGCGACGCCGGTCGACGCTCCGCCCCGCGGTCGCGCCAAGTCGTGCATCGTGCTTTTTTTGTGCGGCGGTCCTGCGCAGCATTCCACGTGGGATCCCAAGCCCGACGCTCCAGCCGAGGTGCGCGGGGAATTCGGCCCGATCACGACGCGTGTGCCCGGCATGTCGATCGGCGAGCTTCTGCCGCGAACGGCCACCGTGGCCGAGCACTTGTGCCTGCTGCGGGCGATGCGCACCGGTGACAACGCGCATTCGTCGAGCGGCTATTACATGCTCACCGGCGTTCCGCATCAGCCGATGAACGCCGAGAACGTCAATCCTGGCGCTCCGAATAACTGGCCGCACTTCAGCTCGATCGTGCGGCATTTGCGCCGCGACGAATCATCGCTGCCGAGCGCCGTCCGCTTGCCGCAACATATTTTCAACACCGATGGTTCGGTCTGGGCCGGCCAGGACGCGGGCTTTCTCGGCCGCGCGAGCGATCCTTGGCTATTTCGTTGTGAACCATCGTCGCCCGATTTTCGCATACCCGAGTTTTCGCTGCCCGAGGAGCTGACGGTCGATCGATTCCACGGCCGACAATCGCTTTTGGATGAAATCGAACGCCTGGCCGCTGCCGCGCGGCGCGACGCAAGTTCGCCGGGACCGTATCAAAAGGCGATTGATCAGGCGTTCGATTTATTGACGTCGCCCGCCGCCCGCTCCGCGTTCGACTTAACGCGCGAGCGCGACAGCATGCGCGACCGTTACGGCCGCACACAATTCGGTCAAAGCCTGCTCTTGGCGCGGCGGTTGATCGAGGCGGGCGTGCGCCTGGTGCAGGTCAATTGGTTCCGCGGCCCGGAAGAGCCGTTCGACGCCCCTTGTTGGGACTCGCACGTGCGCGAAGCGAATCGATTGAAGAACGTTTTGCTGCCGACGTTCGATCCTGCTTATGCGGCGCTCGTCTCGGATCTGGCCGGCCGTGGCCTGCTCGACGAGACCTTGGTCGTTTGCATGTCGGAATTTGGCCGCAGCCCGCGGATCAATGCCGTGGCCGGCCGCGATCATTGGGGGAGCGTTTTCTCGGTGGCGCTAGCCGGCGGCGGCATTCGGGGCGGGTACGTGCATGGCGCGTCGGACTCGATCGGCGGCGAGCCGAAAGACAAAGTGGTCCGCCCCCCCGATCTCTTGGCCACTGTTTACCAGGCGCTCGGGCTGTCGCCGGCAACCGAACTGCACGATCCGCTGGGGCGGCCCTTCCCGATCGCGCGTGGCGAGGCGATCCGCGAGCTATTCGCCTGA
- a CDS encoding SMP-30/gluconolactonase/LRE family protein: MFVRVLTRAMSLFAIASILPQAICGAGEILIADRLANAVDRYSDTGTFLGTLVTNDPSNPLPTDLNQPDGIVVSPDHTKLFVANSQANNVIEYDYNYAAGTVSNPTVFATAADGLSFPNSMAFSPDGSKLYVANLNGTGITQLNATGGVAGAPLMGGSSFAFSGLAFNGSTLLAGGFDGGTVAQSNAAGTAMSDLVAPNATIPGAAGVFVNGNDLYVTGLFGQSLEKFNATTGAQDPSFNVSGLAFPQGIIASPDGQGMLVGILGFANGTGNISEYSFSGQFLGVFASAGTGGFTEATAMTSVPEPGSLALAGMGLALLVFAAKRRQTS; encoded by the coding sequence ATGTTTGTCCGCGTTTTAACTCGTGCAATGTCGTTATTTGCGATCGCTTCAATTCTGCCGCAGGCGATCTGCGGCGCCGGCGAAATCTTGATCGCCGATCGATTGGCTAATGCCGTGGATCGCTATAGCGACACCGGCACATTTCTCGGAACGCTGGTCACCAATGATCCCAGCAATCCGCTGCCGACGGATTTGAATCAACCGGACGGCATCGTCGTCTCGCCCGATCACACGAAGCTGTTCGTCGCGAATTCGCAAGCGAACAACGTGATCGAATATGACTACAACTACGCGGCTGGCACTGTCAGCAACCCGACGGTGTTTGCCACGGCCGCCGATGGCCTCTCGTTTCCGAACTCGATGGCCTTCAGCCCGGATGGCTCGAAACTTTACGTCGCGAACCTGAACGGCACCGGCATCACGCAGTTGAACGCTACGGGTGGAGTTGCCGGCGCTCCTCTGATGGGCGGCAGCAGCTTTGCGTTCAGCGGACTCGCCTTCAATGGCAGCACGCTTTTGGCGGGTGGTTTCGACGGCGGTACCGTCGCGCAATCGAACGCGGCTGGCACGGCGATGTCGGACCTGGTCGCGCCCAACGCCACGATCCCCGGCGCGGCCGGCGTGTTCGTCAACGGCAACGACCTTTACGTCACCGGATTGTTCGGTCAGTCGCTCGAGAAGTTCAACGCCACCACCGGCGCGCAGGATCCCAGCTTCAACGTCAGTGGGCTGGCGTTCCCACAAGGCATCATCGCCTCGCCCGACGGCCAAGGCATGCTGGTCGGCATCCTGGGATTCGCGAACGGCACCGGCAACATTTCCGAGTACAGCTTCAGCGGTCAGTTTTTGGGTGTCTTCGCGTCGGCGGGCACCGGCGGCTTCACGGAAGCGACCGCCATGACTTCGGTCCCCGAGCCTGGAAGCTTGGCATTGGCGGGTATGGGATTGGCCCTCTTGGTCTTCGCGGCGAAGCGCCGGCAGACTTCCTAG
- a CDS encoding efflux RND transporter periplasmic adaptor subunit: MSKSLFDRWRQLRGMVPSAAALVCLVGLAIWGHVTHWSFSHDSAAEHQEIANAERALVTQADAPQAEDSATTDDDQRDVGGAVDIAPTRIRFSAPDAVRKAGIETAEAEEHSITQEIFANGVISYDQTRVAHLSARVPGTVWRIEKQLGQPFKKGDVLAIIEAVDVGKAKGELLGAVVDYQLKRGIAERLRGRQSVVPERDLYEVQADAREAYIRMTNAQQTLINLGLPILLPDADTVSDAELSRRLHFLGLPEDLQKTLDPAATTVSLIPLVAPFDGVVIGHEISLGEIVSPSAEQFVVADTSHMWILLDVRREDAANVMLGQEVVFTTDGGHIDIPSTISWISTEVDEKTRTVSVRAEVDNPLIPESHVRGQERRRLLANAFGTGRIRVRQVPQATLVPSDAVQWEGKRWIVFVPVDETTFEARPVELGISRRNVVEVLKGLEPGERVATTGSHLLKSEIVRSRVAARQ, from the coding sequence ATGTCTAAGTCGTTGTTTGATCGGTGGCGGCAGTTGCGGGGCATGGTCCCGTCGGCGGCCGCGCTTGTGTGCCTTGTTGGTCTGGCGATATGGGGGCATGTCACCCATTGGAGTTTCTCGCACGACTCCGCCGCTGAACACCAAGAGATCGCAAACGCGGAGCGCGCGCTCGTCACACAGGCCGACGCGCCGCAGGCCGAAGACTCGGCGACGACCGACGATGACCAGCGCGACGTTGGCGGGGCGGTGGACATCGCGCCGACGCGCATCCGTTTTTCGGCGCCCGATGCCGTTCGCAAAGCCGGCATCGAAACCGCCGAGGCCGAAGAGCACTCGATCACCCAAGAAATCTTCGCCAACGGAGTGATCAGCTACGATCAGACGCGCGTGGCTCACCTCTCGGCCCGTGTGCCTGGCACGGTCTGGCGCATCGAGAAACAACTGGGCCAGCCGTTCAAGAAGGGGGACGTGCTGGCGATCATCGAGGCGGTGGACGTGGGCAAGGCCAAGGGCGAACTTTTGGGGGCCGTGGTCGATTATCAGTTGAAGCGCGGAATCGCAGAACGCTTGCGCGGTCGACAGTCGGTCGTGCCCGAGCGCGATTTGTATGAGGTGCAAGCGGACGCGCGCGAAGCATACATCCGCATGACCAACGCGCAGCAGACCCTCATCAACCTGGGCCTGCCGATTCTTTTGCCCGACGCCGATACGGTCTCCGATGCCGAACTCTCTCGGCGGCTGCATTTCCTGGGTTTGCCCGAGGATTTGCAGAAGACGCTCGACCCGGCCGCGACCACGGTCAGCTTGATTCCGCTCGTGGCGCCGTTCGATGGCGTGGTCATCGGGCATGAGATCTCGCTGGGCGAAATCGTATCGCCGTCGGCCGAGCAATTTGTCGTGGCGGATACCAGCCACATGTGGATCTTACTGGACGTGCGGCGCGAAGATGCCGCCAACGTCATGCTCGGCCAAGAGGTCGTGTTCACTACCGACGGCGGACACATCGACATTCCCAGTACCATTTCCTGGATCAGCACCGAGGTCGACGAAAAGACCCGCACGGTCTCGGTGCGGGCCGAGGTCGACAATCCGTTGATTCCCGAAAGTCACGTGCGCGGCCAGGAACGCCGGCGCCTGCTGGCCAACGCCTTCGGCACCGGTCGCATCCGCGTCCGGCAAGTGCCGCAGGCCACGCTCGTGCCGAGCGATGCGGTGCAATGGGAGGGGAAACGCTGGATTGTTTTCGTGCCGGTTGACGAAACGACGTTCGAAGCGCGGCCGGTCGAACTCGGCATCTCGCGCCGCAACGTCGTGGAAGTACTCAAGGGGTTGGAGCCCGGCGAACGAGTCGCCACGACGGGCAGCCATCTCTTGAAGTCCGAGATCGTGCGCAGCCGCGTCGCCGCGCGCCAGTAA
- a CDS encoding DMT family transporter, whose protein sequence is MKPSEHSVVARFMRIEPFLLGTALSGLSSLAYSCSNVCLRWLAHCDPLLVSCIKAVPTLLVATTLVALSAARGNMRWPSFPAFLGLAAVGVIAQLGGNGLFQWSMSEVGLALTVPLCAGTMIIAASALARVWLHEGVTPRSALALAILITAIAVLSLGAERAPQLAELATADASITAALSAACFSGVCYAILNVTIRRLVTGDMPMHFVLSTVSSVGVVSLGLAAIARTGWEPLAATELTDLGVMFIAGTFNAIGFFTLTKALQLVSIVQVNAVSASQSALAAMAGVAIFGESMTASLLVGVTLTIIGLTMVDRGKTIGRRPSGRRPAETPADEAFVAPPAGQLPDAAALPREPTTT, encoded by the coding sequence GTGAAGCCCTCCGAACATAGCGTCGTCGCGCGGTTCATGCGCATCGAGCCCTTTTTGCTGGGCACGGCGCTCAGCGGCCTTTCGTCGCTGGCGTACAGTTGCTCGAACGTTTGTTTGCGCTGGCTCGCGCATTGTGATCCGCTCTTGGTATCGTGCATCAAGGCGGTGCCGACGTTGCTGGTGGCCACGACGCTTGTGGCACTCTCGGCCGCGCGGGGCAACATGCGCTGGCCGAGCTTCCCCGCATTTTTGGGACTGGCCGCCGTGGGCGTGATTGCTCAGTTGGGCGGCAACGGTCTCTTTCAGTGGTCGATGAGCGAAGTAGGATTGGCGCTCACCGTGCCGCTGTGCGCTGGCACCATGATCATTGCCGCCAGTGCGCTTGCGCGTGTCTGGCTGCACGAGGGGGTCACGCCCCGCTCGGCGCTGGCCTTGGCGATCTTGATCACGGCCATCGCCGTCTTGAGCCTGGGCGCCGAGCGAGCGCCGCAACTGGCCGAGCTGGCCACGGCCGACGCCTCGATCACCGCGGCGCTTTCGGCCGCGTGTTTCTCCGGCGTATGCTACGCCATCTTGAACGTCACCATTCGGCGACTCGTCACCGGCGACATGCCCATGCATTTCGTCCTGTCCACGGTCAGTAGCGTGGGCGTCGTGAGCCTGGGCCTGGCAGCCATCGCGCGCACCGGCTGGGAACCCTTGGCGGCAACCGAATTGACGGATCTTGGCGTGATGTTCATCGCCGGCACGTTCAATGCCATCGGATTTTTCACGCTCACCAAGGCGCTGCAGTTGGTGTCGATCGTCCAAGTAAACGCCGTAAGCGCTTCCCAGTCGGCGCTGGCTGCCATGGCCGGCGTCGCGATCTTTGGCGAATCGATGACGGCCAGCTTGCTCGTGGGGGTCACGCTCACGATCATCGGCCTGACGATGGTCGATCGCGGGAAGACGATCGGGCGTCGACCGTCGGGGCGTAGGCCAGCGGAAACGCCTGCCGATGAGGCGTTCGTCGCGCCGCCGGCCGGTCAATTGCCCGATGCCGCTGCCTTGCCGCGCGAGCCGACGACGACGTAA
- a CDS encoding FHA domain-containing protein translates to MFQPWRLKVREAEEALRNGRLEEASRLLAERGLLEFLPAKRLMAKVAHEMAQRAEQNFAVGATMAGWQDLAAAERMGAETAELAGLKQQFVERGLAEAEAYLVAGDPAAAVERLEALERQGGSGRDFRLVREAAGKVLAAQQLAQGGKFLQAEAELAAAQTLRPGWRVLEDLGRECVARGDRVRRLVEELHTALTGENWTIVLARAEAILELCPAHAQAIDARRRAWAVAGMRTSSVLQTAQNAEPNHVDRADKVNQQSRPMVDSYHASDPPAERFVLWVDGVGGYLVCRGDVISLGQPVQGSHVDVPVLADISRLHAKIRRDGESYVIEPCRATRVNGRPIDGAMLLSDGAEIELGDGVKFRFRLPNPLSRTARLDFISRHRTQPTTDAVLLLAESCIMGPHGGAHIVCRDWPNDVMLYPQGDKLFCRAPGRFQIDGREVESKGAMTSSSQIVGEDFSLSLEKL, encoded by the coding sequence ATGTTTCAGCCGTGGCGACTAAAAGTGCGAGAGGCCGAAGAGGCGCTGCGCAACGGCCGCTTAGAGGAAGCCAGCCGACTGCTGGCCGAACGAGGATTGCTGGAATTCCTGCCGGCCAAACGACTGATGGCCAAGGTGGCACACGAAATGGCACAGCGCGCGGAACAAAACTTTGCCGTGGGAGCCACGATGGCCGGCTGGCAAGACCTGGCCGCCGCCGAGCGCATGGGAGCCGAAACGGCCGAGTTGGCCGGGCTCAAGCAGCAGTTCGTCGAGCGTGGCCTGGCCGAGGCCGAGGCCTACCTGGTGGCCGGCGATCCGGCCGCAGCCGTCGAACGCCTCGAGGCGCTTGAGCGGCAGGGAGGGTCGGGCCGCGACTTCCGCCTCGTGCGCGAAGCCGCCGGCAAGGTCCTCGCGGCGCAGCAACTGGCCCAGGGGGGCAAGTTCCTTCAAGCCGAAGCTGAGTTGGCCGCCGCCCAAACGCTCCGCCCCGGCTGGCGCGTGCTGGAAGATCTCGGCCGGGAGTGCGTCGCACGCGGCGATCGCGTGCGGCGACTGGTCGAAGAGCTGCACACGGCCTTGACCGGGGAGAATTGGACGATTGTTCTTGCTCGGGCCGAGGCCATACTGGAGCTTTGTCCGGCACATGCGCAGGCGATCGACGCGCGGCGGCGCGCCTGGGCGGTCGCCGGCATGCGAACGTCCAGCGTCTTACAAACCGCGCAGAACGCGGAACCAAACCACGTCGATCGCGCGGACAAAGTGAACCAGCAGTCTCGTCCGATGGTCGATAGTTACCATGCAAGCGATCCGCCGGCCGAACGCTTCGTGCTGTGGGTCGATGGCGTGGGGGGATACCTCGTGTGCCGCGGCGACGTCATTTCGCTCGGACAACCAGTCCAAGGGAGTCACGTGGACGTGCCGGTGCTGGCCGATATTTCGCGCCTGCACGCCAAGATCCGACGCGACGGCGAAAGCTACGTCATCGAGCCGTGTCGCGCGACGCGCGTCAACGGCCGGCCGATCGACGGCGCTATGCTTTTGTCCGACGGCGCGGAAATCGAACTCGGCGACGGTGTCAAGTTTCGTTTTCGCCTGCCGAACCCGCTCAGCCGCACCGCGCGCTTGGACTTTATCAGCCGGCATCGCACGCAGCCCACGACCGACGCCGTGCTGCTGCTGGCCGAGTCGTGCATCATGGGTCCGCACGGCGGGGCGCACATTGTGTGCCGCGACTGGCCCAACGACGTCATGCTCTATCCGCAGGGGGACAAACTGTTCTGCCGCGCGCCAGGACGATTCCAGATCGATGGGCGCGAGGTCGAGAGCAAAGGCGCGATGACAAGCTCGTCGCAAATCGTGGGAGAGGATTTTTCCTTGAGTTTGGAGAAACTGTGA
- a CDS encoding CusA/CzcA family heavy metal efflux RND transporter: protein MLPWLIGWSLRNRFIVLALALLVGVAGYVSLRRLNIDAFPDTTPVQVQINTVAPALVPEEVERQITFPIEMAIGGMPGLEQLRSISQFGLSQVVVTFTDGTDVYFARQLINERLGTVDIPPGIDRPEMGPVSTGLGEVLHYILIGEGRDLTELRTMHDWVVKPAMRPVPGTAEINTWGGLKKQYQVRIDPTLLIKYDISWETVMQAVRENNLNVGGGSINRSGDMLLVHGVGRTNTIEQIEGIVVAAKAGVPIHVRDVAEVTIGHEIRRGVVTANGQGEVVLGLGFMLMGENSYAVTHRLADKLKEVKGQLPSGVRVNTVYDRTNLVDQVIDTVRRNLLDGGLLVIIILFVFLGDLRAGLIVALAIPMAMLFGFCGMLQAGIAGTLLSLGAIDFGIVVDSSVVVVENIVKRLAHSGPLVGHKRLRVIRDAAVEVRTPTVFGQLIIMIVYLPILTLQGVEGKMFRPMAITVMFVLTGSLILSLTLMPVLASLVLPKHIEERDALPIRLARAIYAPVLRFCLQFRYLVLAVALGGLIMAAALVLSFGSEFVPRLSEGAIVIGVVRPPGTSLEESIRVNTQIERMLLETFPDEVSHAWSRVGAPEVATDAGSVEMTDLFVALKPRERWKRAATQDELVELMEREVADIPGQINWFTQPIEQRINEMISGVRSDVAVKLFGDDFDTLVKYARELEGILREVRGSVDLATEQIVGQPVLQIRIRQDQIARYGVSALLVLDTVQSIGGIELGDVIEGQIPFPLTARLPEHLRSNPDAIKDILISTPAGEHIPLSRLADVTLIEGPKTISREWSKRRITVQCNVRGRDVGSFVAEAQAKIDEQLKLPEGYRIDWGGQFENLQRAKFRLAIVVPVALAMIVVLLYFTYHNLTDTAIVFASVPFACIGGIVALALREMPLSISAAIGFITLSGVSVLNSMVLVSALRHLLHGGTPVAEAVPEAALSCLRTIIMTALVASVGFIPMATSSGTGAEVQRPLATVVIGGVISSTLMTLVVLPAIYVVVGSRGKAAASGN, encoded by the coding sequence ATGCTTCCCTGGTTGATTGGTTGGTCGCTGCGAAACCGATTCATTGTGTTAGCGCTTGCGCTTTTGGTCGGGGTGGCCGGCTACGTCTCCTTGCGCCGGCTGAATATCGACGCCTTTCCCGACACGACGCCCGTCCAGGTGCAAATCAATACCGTGGCGCCGGCGCTCGTGCCCGAGGAAGTCGAACGGCAAATCACGTTCCCCATCGAAATGGCGATCGGCGGTATGCCGGGCCTCGAGCAGCTGCGCTCGATCTCGCAATTCGGCTTGTCGCAGGTCGTCGTCACCTTCACCGATGGAACCGACGTGTACTTCGCGCGTCAACTGATCAACGAACGATTGGGCACCGTCGATATTCCGCCCGGCATCGATCGCCCCGAGATGGGGCCCGTGTCGACCGGCCTGGGTGAAGTACTGCATTACATTCTGATCGGCGAAGGGCGCGATCTCACCGAGCTGCGGACGATGCACGACTGGGTCGTGAAGCCGGCCATGCGCCCGGTGCCGGGCACGGCCGAAATCAACACCTGGGGCGGACTGAAGAAGCAATACCAGGTGCGCATCGATCCCACGTTGCTGATCAAATACGACATCTCGTGGGAAACGGTGATGCAGGCCGTGCGCGAGAACAATCTCAACGTCGGCGGCGGCAGCATCAACCGCTCGGGAGACATGCTGCTCGTGCACGGTGTCGGCCGCACCAACACCATCGAGCAGATCGAGGGGATCGTCGTCGCTGCCAAGGCCGGCGTGCCGATTCACGTTCGCGACGTCGCGGAAGTCACGATCGGGCACGAAATCCGCCGCGGCGTCGTCACCGCCAACGGGCAAGGCGAAGTCGTGCTCGGGCTCGGCTTCATGCTGATGGGCGAGAACAGCTACGCCGTCACGCATCGCCTGGCGGACAAGCTCAAGGAGGTCAAGGGACAACTGCCTTCGGGAGTTCGCGTCAATACCGTGTACGATCGCACGAACCTGGTCGACCAGGTCATCGACACGGTACGGCGGAATCTGCTCGACGGCGGGTTGCTCGTCATCATCATTCTCTTTGTGTTTCTGGGCGACCTGCGCGCCGGCCTGATCGTGGCCTTGGCGATTCCCATGGCCATGCTCTTCGGATTCTGTGGCATGCTGCAAGCCGGGATCGCGGGCACGCTCTTGAGCCTGGGCGCGATCGACTTCGGCATCGTGGTCGATAGCTCGGTCGTGGTCGTCGAAAACATCGTCAAACGGCTCGCGCACAGCGGCCCGCTGGTGGGCCATAAACGGTTGCGCGTCATTCGCGACGCCGCGGTCGAAGTGCGCACGCCGACGGTGTTCGGCCAATTGATCATCATGATCGTCTACTTGCCGATCCTCACGCTGCAGGGGGTCGAGGGGAAGATGTTCCGACCCATGGCGATCACCGTGATGTTCGTGCTGACCGGATCGTTGATCTTGTCCTTGACGTTGATGCCGGTGCTGGCCAGCCTGGTACTGCCGAAACACATCGAGGAGCGCGACGCGCTGCCGATCCGCCTGGCGCGCGCGATCTATGCCCCCGTGTTGCGATTTTGTCTGCAGTTCCGCTATCTGGTTCTGGCCGTAGCGCTGGGCGGGCTGATCATGGCCGCGGCGCTGGTACTGTCGTTCGGCTCGGAGTTCGTGCCCCGCTTGTCGGAAGGGGCGATCGTAATCGGCGTCGTGCGGCCGCCGGGTACTAGCCTCGAGGAATCGATCCGCGTCAACACGCAAATCGAGCGGATGCTGCTGGAAACCTTTCCCGACGAGGTGTCGCACGCCTGGAGCCGCGTGGGCGCGCCCGAGGTCGCCACCGACGCCGGCAGCGTGGAAATGACCGATTTGTTCGTGGCGCTAAAGCCGCGAGAACGCTGGAAGCGTGCCGCGACGCAGGACGAGCTCGTGGAACTGATGGAACGCGAGGTGGCCGACATTCCCGGCCAGATCAACTGGTTTACACAACCCATCGAGCAGCGCATCAACGAAATGATCTCCGGCGTGCGCTCGGACGTGGCCGTGAAACTGTTCGGCGACGATTTCGACACTCTGGTCAAATATGCCCGCGAACTGGAAGGCATCTTGCGCGAAGTCCGTGGCTCGGTCGACCTGGCCACGGAACAGATCGTCGGTCAACCCGTGCTGCAGATTCGCATTCGGCAGGACCAGATCGCGCGCTACGGGGTGTCGGCGCTGTTGGTGCTCGACACCGTGCAATCCATCGGCGGTATCGAGTTGGGGGACGTCATCGAAGGGCAGATTCCGTTTCCGCTCACGGCGCGGCTGCCGGAGCATCTGCGCTCGAACCCCGACGCAATCAAGGACATCTTGATCTCGACGCCCGCCGGCGAGCACATTCCGCTGTCGCGATTGGCCGACGTCACACTCATCGAAGGGCCGAAGACGATCTCGCGCGAGTGGAGCAAGCGCCGCATCACGGTGCAGTGCAACGTCCGCGGCCGCGATGTGGGCAGCTTCGTCGCCGAAGCGCAAGCCAAGATCGATGAGCAACTGAAATTGCCCGAGGGCTACCGGATCGATTGGGGTGGCCAGTTCGAGAACTTGCAACGTGCGAAGTTTCGCCTGGCGATCGTGGTTCCGGTGGCCCTGGCCATGATCGTGGTGCTGTTGTATTTCACATATCACAATCTGACCGATACGGCGATCGTCTTTGCCAGCGTGCCGTTTGCCTGTATCGGCGGCATCGTCGCACTGGCACTCCGAGAAATGCCGCTGTCGATCTCGGCGGCCATTGGCTTCATCACGCTCTCGGGGGTCTCGGTACTAAATAGCATGGTGCTGGTGTCGGCGTTGCGTCACTTATTGCACGGCGGTACGCCGGTGGCCGAAGCCGTGCCCGAGGCGGCCCTTTCTTGCCTGCGGACCATCATCATGACGGCACTCGTGGCCAGCGTGGGCTTTATCCCCATGGCAACCAGCTCGGGGACAGGGGCCGAAGTGCAACGCCCGCTGGCGACCGTGGTGATTGGCGGCGTGATTTCCAGCACGCTGATGACGCTGGTGGTGCTGCCGGCGATTTACGTCGTCGTCGGCTCGCGCGGCAAGGCAGCGGCATCGGGCAATTGA
- a CDS encoding DNA-formamidopyrimidine glycosylase family protein — MPELPDITVYLEALQRRIVGERLLSVRVVSPFLVRTFDPPLSAIEGKVVRALARLGKRVAIGFDDELWLVLHLMIAGRLHWKAAGATLAGKYNLAAFDFSSGSLVLTEAGAKRRAALYLVQGAAALAAHDPGGLDVLSASVDQFVGVLRSRNHTLKRALTDPTLLSGIGNAYSDEILHRAKLSPLRLTQKMDDEEIARLFAATRDILTQWIDRLRREAGEGFPEGVTAFRPEMAVHGKFGKPCPVCGAPVQRIRYAENETNYCPGCQTGGQILADRSLSRLLKDDWPRHIDEL; from the coding sequence ATGCCTGAGCTGCCAGACATTACCGTTTACCTCGAAGCACTCCAGCGGCGCATCGTTGGCGAGCGGCTGCTCTCGGTGCGCGTGGTGAGCCCGTTTCTTGTGCGCACCTTCGATCCTCCGCTCTCGGCGATCGAAGGAAAAGTCGTGCGGGCGCTTGCGCGCTTGGGCAAGCGTGTTGCCATCGGCTTCGACGACGAACTGTGGCTCGTGTTGCACCTGATGATCGCAGGCCGATTGCATTGGAAAGCGGCGGGCGCCACGCTGGCCGGCAAGTACAACCTGGCCGCCTTTGATTTTTCGTCCGGCTCGCTGGTGCTTACCGAAGCCGGCGCGAAGCGCCGCGCGGCGCTCTACCTCGTACAAGGTGCGGCAGCTCTTGCGGCGCATGATCCCGGCGGACTTGACGTGCTTTCCGCCAGTGTCGATCAATTCGTCGGCGTGCTGCGTTCGCGCAATCACACGCTTAAGCGGGCGCTTACGGATCCGACGCTGTTGAGCGGCATCGGCAACGCGTACTCGGACGAGATTCTGCACCGCGCGAAACTGAGCCCCCTGCGGCTCACGCAGAAAATGGACGACGAGGAGATCGCGCGGCTGTTCGCGGCCACGCGCGACATCCTCACCCAGTGGATCGATCGCTTGCGGCGCGAAGCCGGCGAAGGATTTCCGGAAGGCGTCACGGCCTTCCGTCCCGAGATGGCCGTGCACGGCAAGTTCGGCAAGCCGTGTCCGGTGTGCGGCGCACCGGTGCAGCGCATCCGCTATGCCGAAAACGAAACGAACTACTGCCCAGGCTGCCAGACCGGCGGTCAGATACTGGCGGATCGTTCGCTCTCTCGGCTTTTGAAAGACGATTGGCCGCGGCACATCGACGAATTGTGA